The following proteins are encoded in a genomic region of Macrobrachium rosenbergii isolate ZJJX-2024 chromosome 31, ASM4041242v1, whole genome shotgun sequence:
- the LOC136855308 gene encoding G8 domain-containing protein DDB_G0286311-like — protein MNYSECGVDVVSRAYDWLSLKFQQQGDRVLGRHSAAILGTTGEGRRVTAFTNCSNNFSSNCSNNCSSNCSSNCFNNWSSNCSKNCSRNCSNNCSTIAPATAPITSPAIAPTTAAEIAPTSAPAIAPTTAPTHSLAIAPTTAPAIAPTIAPTTSLVIASTTAPAIAPTTSPAIAPTTAPAIAPTIAPATRVAVDRLAACCDQDRVGYVIQPLT, from the exons AATGTGGGGTTGACGTAGTCAGCCGCGCATACGACTGGCTAAGTTTAAAATTCCAGCAACAGGGTGATCGAGTGCTCGGGCGCCACAGTGCGGCCATCTTGGGAACTACGGGAGAAGGGAGACGGGTGACAGCTTTCAC CAACTGCTCCAATAACTTCTCCAGCAATTGCTCCAACAACTGCTCCAGCAATTGCTCTAGCAATTGCTTCAACAACTGGTCCAGCAATTGCTCCAAAAACTGCTCCAGGAATTGCTCCAACAACTGCTCAACAATTGCTCCAGCAACTGCTCCAATAACTTCTCCAGCAATTGCTCCAACAACTGCTGCAGAAATTGCTCCAACATCTGCTCCAGCAATTGCTCCAACAACTGCTCCAACACATTCTCTAGCAATTGCTCCAACAACTGCTCCAGCAATTGCTCCAACAATTGCTCCAACAACTTCTCTAGTAATTGCTTCAACAACTGCTCCAGCAATTGCTCCAACAACTTCTCCAGCAATTGCTCCAACAACTGCTCCAGCAATTGCTCCAACAATTGCTCCAGCTACCCGTGTTGCCGTGGACAGGCTGGCTGCGTGCTGTGACCAGGATCGTGTTGGATATGTTATACAGCCTTTGACGTGA